The following proteins are co-located in the Dromiciops gliroides isolate mDroGli1 chromosome 2, mDroGli1.pri, whole genome shotgun sequence genome:
- the LOC122739613 gene encoding class I histocompatibility antigen, F10 alpha chain-like, with protein sequence MSPSSHFLKIMECQGRWTCHSSTWFLILGVFSLREIQAVHHRHVGQFTAVGTAHSLSELNAINFIDDVEIGYYNNIQNQIIVKIPWISKVLGIDYITQMLHLLVDHEQHSLWTIQYLAKNATDPNRNHTGQLLADCEIDDDIKVKSHVHLIWDGEEYYRIDEEVGHWENLKPEFKKYKHLLESPFWTNLRKQYMDKYCVDLMRKIVGHSSLKDNVPPEVTVSHYVSPEGSSILSCTARGFYPQSILLRWEKNGKLAVWGKETSTGILPNMDSTFHLQVTLELPPEDSGTGYTCVVEHIALKTPVVYPVPEKPTMEKPGIRGLGIVLAVILVLSCAGAFIAWKMKKSGSTGQLEGPFASSASLTHLPK encoded by the exons ATGAGTCCAAGTAGCCACTTTCTGAAGATCATGGAGTGTCAGGGAAGGTGGACATGTCACTCTTCAACATGGTTTCTCATTCTAGGAGTATTTTCTTTGAGAGAGATCCAAGCAG TCCACCACAGGCATGTGGGTCAGTTCACTGCAGTGGGCACAGCCCATTCCCTCTCGGAATTAAATGCAATTAACTTCATAGATGATGTTGAAATTGGATACTATAACAACATACAGAATCAAATTATTGTCAAGATACCCTGGATCTCCAAGGTACTGGGAATCGATTACATTACCCAGATGCTTCATTTATTGGTGGATCATGAGCAACATTCTCTCTGGACCATTCAATACTTAGCAAAGAATGCCACTGACCCTAACA GAAACCACACAGGGCAGCTTCTTGCAGACTGTGAAATAGACGATGACATCAAGGTAAAGAGCCATGTCCATTTAATTTGGGATGGAGAGGAATATTACAGGATAGATGAAGAAGTTGGGCACTGGGAGAACTTAAAGCCTGAATTCAAGAAATACAAGCATTTGCTGGAGAGCCCCTTCTGGACCAATCTAAGGAAACAATACATGGATAAATATTGTGTAGACTTGATGAGGAAAATCGTTGGTCACTCAAGCTTAAAGGATAATG TGCCCCCTGAAGTGACTGTATCCCACTATGTCAGCCCAGAAGGAAGCAGCATTCTCTCCTGCACAGCCAGAGGCTTCTACCCTCAGTCCATCCTACTACGTTGGGAGAAGAATGGGAAACTGGCTGTATGGGGAAAGGAGACTTCCACTGGCATCCTGCCTAATATGGATTCTACCTTCCATCTCCAAGTTACCTTAGAGCTCCCACCAGAGGACTCAGGAACAGGTTACACCTGTGTGGTAGAACATATTGCGCTGAAGACCCCTGTTGTGTATCCAG TCCCTGAAAAGCCCACAATGGAGAAGCCTGGGATCCGGGGACTGGGCATTGTGTTAGCTGTCATCCTAGTGCTGAGCTGTGCTGGGGCCTTCATAGCATGGAAGATGAAGAAGTCAG GTTCCACAGGTCAGCTGGAAGGACCTtttgcttcttctgcttctcttaCTCATTTACCAAAATAG